Within the Achromobacter spanius genome, the region GCGGCGCCAGTGGTCCACGACCAGGCCCTTGGCGATGTGGGTCAGCAAGGCGCGCGGCTCGGGCCCCGTGTCCTGGCGGCGCGCGCTGATCAGGCGGACAAAAGTGTCGTGCGCCAGGTCGGCGGCGTCAAACGAATTGCCCAGCTTCTTGCGCAACCACATCGACAGCCAGCCGTGATGCTCACGATAGAGCTTCGTGACGGAATCGGCGGCGTGGGGTTCGGAGGCAGACAAGACGCACCTGGCGCAATATTGCAAATGGGAACGATTTTTATTTTATCTGCTTTTTTTCCGCCATCCACACCCTGTTCAAAAACCTGCCGCCGTCTTGATATCTGGCATGCTGAATCGCTTAACTTCATAGGGGCGGTCGGATAGAATCAAGCACCTATTCAAGTATCCATTCGACCGTAGACGCCGCCATGCAGAACCAGACTTTCGAGCCTTCTTTTCTTGCTGGCGGCGGCGAGATGGGTAAACGGGTCGCGGCTTACGATTGGGCCACCACGCCGCTCGGCCCCATCAGCGCCTGGCCCTCGGCGCTATGCGTGGCCGTCGGCATGGTGCTGTCGTCGCGCTTCCCCTGCTGCCTGGTCTGGGGCCGCGAACTCATCACCATCTACAACGACGCCTTCCGCCCCATCCTGGGCGCCAAGCCCGAGGCACTGGGCCGCCCGTTCAGCGATGTCTGGAGCGAAGCCTGGTCCATGATCGGCCCCATCGCCGACCGCGCGTTCGCGGGCGAGGCCACCTTCATCGAAGACTATCCGCTGGTGATCCAGCGCTTTTGCCAAGCCGAAGAAGCCACCTTCACGTTCTGCTACAGCCCGGTGCGCGACGAGCACGGGAACGTGGTCGCCATGATGGACACCGTCATCGAAACCACGTCGCGGGTGCAGGCCGAACGCGCGCAGGCCGAAGCACTGCGGCAGGCCGAAGACACCCTGCGCCAAAGCCAGAAGATGGAAGCCGTGGGCCAACTGGCGGGTGGGTTGGCGCACGATTTCAACAACTTGCTGATGGGCATCGCCGGCAGCCTCGAGCTGATCAGCCTGCGTCTTGCGCAGCAGCGCATGGGCGAGCTGGAACGCCACATCGACGTGGCGCGGCGCGGCACGGAAAGGGCCGCCGCCCTGACCCACCGCCTGCTGGTGTTTTCGCGCAATCAACCCCTTGCGCCGCAAGCCGTGGACGTCAACCACCTGGTGCACGGCATGGAAGACCTGGTGCGCCGCAGCGTGGGGCCGGGCATTGCGCTGGACCTGGCGTGCGAGCCTCAGCTTTGGCCCGCGTGGGTAGACCCGCACCAATTCGAAAACGCCTTGCTCAACCTGTGCCTGAACGCGCGCGACGCCATGGAAGGACAGGGGCGGCTGGGCATCGAGACGGCCAAGGTCACGCTAAGCGCCCAGACGGCGCGCGAACGCGATCTGCCTGCTGGCGACTACCTGCGCCTGACCGTCACCGACACCGGCTGCGGCATGACGCCGCAAACCGTGCAACGCATTTTTGAACCGTTCTACACCACCAAATCACCCGGCGAGGGCACCGGGCTGGGCCTGTCGATGATGTATGGCTTTGTGCGGCAGTCCGGCGGGCAGGTGCAGGTCACGTCACGGCCGGGCGAAGGCACGGCGATGAGCCTGTACTTTCCGCGATTCGACGGCGCGCTGACGCCGATGGAATTGGCGGCGCGCCTGGAGCCGCCGCGCGCCGCCGCGGGCGCGACCGTGCTGATCGCCGAAGACGATACGGCGGTGCGCGCCGTCATGGTCGAAACGCTGGCCGAACTGGGCTATGCCGTGATCCAGGCCACCGATGGCGCCAGCGCGCTGCGCGCCTTGTCGGCCCCGGGCCAGATCGATCTGCTGATCTGCGATCTGGGCTTGCCCGGCCGCATGGACGGCCGCCAGGTCGTCGACGCGGGCCGGTTGTTGCGGCCCGGGTTGAAGATCCTGTTCATCACGGGTTCGGGTTCGCAGGCGCTGGCCGAAGCCGGCGCCCCCACCCTGCCCAAGCCTTTCGCGCTGGACGAACTGGCACGCAAGGTCCACACGCTGATGAGCGCCTAGCACCCTTAGAGCTTGGGCGCGTAGCGGAACGTCAGCATGAAGTTGCGCGGTTGGCCGTAGTAGTTGTTGCCGCCCAGCGTGTTGTAGGACGGCACGTAGTACTTCTTGTCGAACACATTGTTGACGTTCAGGCCGATGCTGAGTTCCGGCGTGGCCTGATAACCCACGCGCGCATTCCAGACAGTGAAGCCGGCCAACTTGAATTCGCGGTCCGAGCTGATGGTGGCGGTTTGCGTGTTGACGCCCGCGCCCACGCTCAGACGGTTCATCATGCCCGGCAGCTTGTAGTTGGCCCACAGGCGCAACATGTGCTTGGGCGTCCAGGTGTTGAAGACCTGGCCTTTGTTGTCGGGGTCTTCCAGGTACTTGGTGGTGTTGTAGGTGTAGCCCGCATACAGCTCCAGGCCCTTCACCACTTCACCCGACACTTCCGCTTCCACGCCCTGGCTGCGCACCTTGCCCGACGCGCGCGAGCAATACCAGCCGTCGCACGCGAAGCCGGCGTCGTAGTCATTGACGGCGCGGTTCTTGTGGTCGTAGCGGAACAGCGCCAGCAGGGTGTTGACGCGACCGTCGGCCAGTTCGCCCTTGATGCCCACTTCGTAGTTATTGCCTTCGATGGGCTTGAGCAGGCTGCCGTCCAGGCTGCGTTGGGTTTGCGGTTCGAACACCGTGGTGTAGCTGGTGTAGGCCGACCAGTTATCCGTCAGCGAATAGACGATGCCGGCATACGGAATGAACTTGCCCGATGTGTTGGACGTGGAGGTGCTGCCGAAGCCGGTGTAGGAATAGTCGAACCAGCCGACCCGGCCGCCGCCGATCAGCGCCAGGGACTCGGTGGGCTTCACGCGCCAGGTGCCGTAGATGCCCTTCTGGCGGATGTCGTAGGCGCTGCGCGAATCGTAGCCGCTGGCCTCGACGATGGAATCGATGTCCTGCCACGGGCGATGGTTATCGATGTCAAAGATGTTGCCGCCCGTTTGCCAGGCGCGCGTGAAGCGGTCCTGCGTGGTCAGCTTGGAATAGTTGGCGCCCAGCACCACTTCCTGCTCCATGCCCAGCGCCGTGAAGTTGCCGCTGACCGACATGTCCAGCCCGCGCTGCTTGCTGGCGAAATCCACACCGAAGTTGCCGTAGGACAAGTCGCTGCCGTCGGGCTGCACTTCGCCCGCCACACGCTGGTGCACCGTCGTGTTCTTTTCGTTCATGGCCACGCCGGCCAGGCGGAAGCGCCAGGCGTCGTTGAAGCGATGCGTGACGTCAGCGTTGAAGATGGTCTGGTCGTTCTTGGCGCGGTTCCAGGTGGAGCCGGTAAAGGTGGAACGCGGCAGGTCGATGTCGCCGCCGTCCGCATAGCGCGGGTAGCCCACGATCATCGGACGCGAGCGGCTGTAGCGGTTGCTGATGCCGATGCCGACCGTGGTGTCTTCGGTCACGTCGAAGTCCAGCGCGGCATACAGGTTGCGCGTCTTGTCCCACACGTAGTCGATGTAGGAATGGCTTTGGTCTTCATCGACCACCACGCGGCCGCGCAGCGTGCCCGCGTCGTTCAGCGGGCCGCCCGCGTCCAGCGTCAGGCCGTAGTGGTCCCACGAGCCGGCCTTGCCCGACAGCACCACCGACGGTTCGGCGCCGCCGCGCTTGCGCACCAGGTTGATCGCGCCGCCGGGGCTGCCCGCGCCTTGCAGCAGGCCGGCCGCGCCACGCAGGATTTCCACGCGGTCGTAGAACACCAGCGAATCCTGCTCCCAGTTGCCCAGGCTGTAGCTGTTGCGCAGCAAGGCCACGCCGTCGTATTGCAGCTGGTCCACCGGAAAGCCGCGCGCATTGATCGACACGCCCGGCCCCACGCCTTGCACGCCCACCATGCCGGCCGTGTTGTTGACGGCGTCCGGCAGGCTGGTCATAAGCTGGTCGTCCATGCGCTGGCGTGTCAGCACGGTGACGGATTGCGGAATGTCCTTGAGCGCCTGCGTGGTCTTGCCGATGGTGATGGCGGGCGACGTGTACGAGCCGGTGCCGTCCGTGGTGGGGTTGTAGCTGCCCATCACGGTCACGGGCGCCAGCGTTGCGGCCTGGCTGGGGGCCGGCGCCTGTCGCAAGCGGTAGCCCCCCTCGGCGCGGGCAACGGCCTGCAAGCCGGTGCCGGCCAGCAACTGGGCCAACGCCGCGTCCACCGGGTAGGTGCCGGACACACCGCCGGTGCGGGCACCGGCCGCCAGCGACGGGTCGGACGCCACCATGACGCCGGCCTGCATCCCGAACGCGCCTAGCGCCGCGCCAAGCGGGCCGGGCGGAATGTCAAAGGTGATTGATTGGCGCAGGGAGGTGGCTGCCTGGGCTTGGGCTTGGGCTTGGGCCTGCACTGCCGACGACCACGGCGCGGCCAGCACGACCGCGGGCAAGGCCACACGCAAGGCGAGGCTCAGGCGGGTGCGCGGCGACAAGCGGCGCTGCGGCGAAGAGAGCTTGGCAAGTGACGCGTGAGCGGCACGCGGGCGGGCAAGTGACGGCTGGGCAAGCAGACGGACAAGCGACGGGCGGGCAAGCCACTCTGCGCGGGCAGGACGAGAAGACATGTAGAGATTTCCTGGCTCATGAAGGAAGGACGCAGACTCGGCGGGAAGAGGCTTCCGGGCTGCTTTCCTTACATGACGCGCTGATTCGGGACTTACGCCGTTCCGGTTACAAATCAATCGCGGGCGGGCGGACGGCGGACGGGCGGTCGGGCTCAGGCAAGCCCCACCGTGACCCAATAGCGGGTGTATTGCCGCACGCGCAGGGGCAGCACCTCTTGCAGCATGGCCAGCACCTTGTCGCTGTCGGCCAAGGGGAATGCCCCCACCACGCGCAATGCGCCCGCCTCGTCCGAACAGCTCAGCCGGCCGGGCCGATAGCGTGCCAGTTCTTGCAGAAATGCGGCCAGCGGCATCTCGTTGGCAATCAGCATGCCGTTGATCCAGGCGGATGTGGCCGGTTCCAGCCCCTGCAACGCAAAGCCGCCCGTCGCCGACACCACCGCCTGTTCCCCCGCATGCACGCGCCGGGGCGTATCCGCTGCGTCCAGGCCGCGCACGTCCACCGCGCCTTCCAGCACCGCCACGCGTACAACCGCGCTGCCTCCGTGACCGTCGCCCAGATCACGCACCAGAAACCGCGTGCCCACCGGCGTCAGGATGCCGCTGCGCGTGCGCACCGTGAACGGCCGGCCTTGCGGGTCTTGCGCGGTCGTCACCAGGATCTCGCCTTCCAGCAGCACCACTTCGCGTTGGCTATTGGAGTAGCGCAGGTCCACGGCGCTGGCGGTGTTCAGTTCCAGCCGCGTGCCGTCCGGCAAAGTCAGCGCGCGCCGTTCGCCGGTGCCGGTACGCAGGTCGGCGGCCAGGCGCACAATGGCGCCGCGTTCACCCACCGCCCACGCACCCAGGCCCAGGGCCACGGCCGACACCATCCAGCGCATTGCGTTGCGGCGCGACTGGATCAGCGGCGCCTGCCGCAGCGTGCGGGCGGCCACGTCGTGGCCCGCTTCGGCCACGCCCAGGTCTACGTCGCGCGTCAAGGCCACCAGCCGCATCCAGGCCAGTTCATGCTCGGGCTGGGCCTGCCGCCACTGTTCGAAGCGCAGACGGTCATCATCGCTGGCGCCCTCGCGCAGCCGCGCCCACCAGTCAGCGGCCTGACGCACGATCCTGGGATCGATACGGCCCGCTTCCGGCGCATGCGGCCGCAGCAGCTTGGGGGTGTCCGGGGATCCTGGGGTTGGGTGGGGGGTTGAGTGGGGGATTGCGTTTGGAGTTGCGTGTGGGGCTGCGCTCGGGGTTGCGCTTGGGATTGCGCGCAGGTTTGCGCGCGGGGTTACGCCTGCATTTGCGCTTTGGTTCACGGCTTGTTCACCCGTACACCGCCGTGTAGCAATGCACCAACGCGCGCGCCAGCGACTTCTGCACCGCGTTGGCCGTCAGGCCCAACTGCTGGGCTATGTCGGCGTAGGACATACCCTCCAACTGCGCCATCAGGAAAATGCGGCGGCTGGTCATGGGCAGCGTGTCCAGCAGTTCGCAGATTTGCTCCAGCGCTTCCAGGATCAAGGCGCGCGATTCCACCGAGGGCTCCACCGCCACCGGCTGCAAGGCCAGCGATTCCACATAGGCCGTCTCGATCGCCGCGCGCCGGG harbors:
- a CDS encoding ATP-binding protein, encoding MQNQTFEPSFLAGGGEMGKRVAAYDWATTPLGPISAWPSALCVAVGMVLSSRFPCCLVWGRELITIYNDAFRPILGAKPEALGRPFSDVWSEAWSMIGPIADRAFAGEATFIEDYPLVIQRFCQAEEATFTFCYSPVRDEHGNVVAMMDTVIETTSRVQAERAQAEALRQAEDTLRQSQKMEAVGQLAGGLAHDFNNLLMGIAGSLELISLRLAQQRMGELERHIDVARRGTERAAALTHRLLVFSRNQPLAPQAVDVNHLVHGMEDLVRRSVGPGIALDLACEPQLWPAWVDPHQFENALLNLCLNARDAMEGQGRLGIETAKVTLSAQTARERDLPAGDYLRLTVTDTGCGMTPQTVQRIFEPFYTTKSPGEGTGLGLSMMYGFVRQSGGQVQVTSRPGEGTAMSLYFPRFDGALTPMELAARLEPPRAAAGATVLIAEDDTAVRAVMVETLAELGYAVIQATDGASALRALSAPGQIDLLICDLGLPGRMDGRQVVDAGRLLRPGLKILFITGSGSQALAEAGAPTLPKPFALDELARKVHTLMSA
- a CDS encoding TonB-dependent siderophore receptor, with translation MSSRPARAEWLARPSLVRLLAQPSLARPRAAHASLAKLSSPQRRLSPRTRLSLALRVALPAVVLAAPWSSAVQAQAQAQAQAATSLRQSITFDIPPGPLGAALGAFGMQAGVMVASDPSLAAGARTGGVSGTYPVDAALAQLLAGTGLQAVARAEGGYRLRQAPAPSQAATLAPVTVMGSYNPTTDGTGSYTSPAITIGKTTQALKDIPQSVTVLTRQRMDDQLMTSLPDAVNNTAGMVGVQGVGPGVSINARGFPVDQLQYDGVALLRNSYSLGNWEQDSLVFYDRVEILRGAAGLLQGAGSPGGAINLVRKRGGAEPSVVLSGKAGSWDHYGLTLDAGGPLNDAGTLRGRVVVDEDQSHSYIDYVWDKTRNLYAALDFDVTEDTTVGIGISNRYSRSRPMIVGYPRYADGGDIDLPRSTFTGSTWNRAKNDQTIFNADVTHRFNDAWRFRLAGVAMNEKNTTVHQRVAGEVQPDGSDLSYGNFGVDFASKQRGLDMSVSGNFTALGMEQEVVLGANYSKLTTQDRFTRAWQTGGNIFDIDNHRPWQDIDSIVEASGYDSRSAYDIRQKGIYGTWRVKPTESLALIGGGRVGWFDYSYTGFGSTSTSNTSGKFIPYAGIVYSLTDNWSAYTSYTTVFEPQTQRSLDGSLLKPIEGNNYEVGIKGELADGRVNTLLALFRYDHKNRAVNDYDAGFACDGWYCSRASGKVRSQGVEAEVSGEVVKGLELYAGYTYNTTKYLEDPDNKGQVFNTWTPKHMLRLWANYKLPGMMNRLSVGAGVNTQTATISSDREFKLAGFTVWNARVGYQATPELSIGLNVNNVFDKKYYVPSYNTLGGNNYYGQPRNFMLTFRYAPKL
- a CDS encoding sigma-70 family RNA polymerase sigma factor translates to MPSSSFAPHAEVQSVYQAHHQWLRGVLLRKLGNASDAADVAHDTFERLIRANVREPLGEPRAYLRTIATRLLIGRARRAAIETAYVESLALQPVAVEPSVESRALILEALEQICELLDTLPMTSRRIFLMAQLEGMSYADIAQQLGLTANAVQKSLARALVHCYTAVYG
- a CDS encoding FecR domain-containing protein — encoded protein: MRQAADWWARLREGASDDDRLRFEQWRQAQPEHELAWMRLVALTRDVDLGVAEAGHDVAARTLRQAPLIQSRRNAMRWMVSAVALGLGAWAVGERGAIVRLAADLRTGTGERRALTLPDGTRLELNTASAVDLRYSNSQREVVLLEGEILVTTAQDPQGRPFTVRTRSGILTPVGTRFLVRDLGDGHGGSAVVRVAVLEGAVDVRGLDAADTPRRVHAGEQAVVSATGGFALQGLEPATSAWINGMLIANEMPLAAFLQELARYRPGRLSCSDEAGALRVVGAFPLADSDKVLAMLQEVLPLRVRQYTRYWVTVGLA